One Orrella dioscoreae genomic window carries:
- a CDS encoding TonB-dependent receptor has product MQTTTSAFRLRHAPAALALLIALAGPRPALADAPVPLAIPAQSLASALNTLARQANLELSFPARLVAGLHAPAVHGTLTASEALDQLLAGSGLTAVVESGVATVRPAAPEVSTLQEVVVTASDQSVNALAPAYAGGQVATGVRLGVLGNTSNMKAPFSTTSYTAATIRDLEAGTIADAVNRDPSVRYTVLPGGNVDNLSIRGFPIWEGNSGEIAFDGIYGIAPNYRVRTEYVERIEVVKGPGALLFGMSPNGSVGGVINVAPKRASTDVSSLTGSVVSGGQWGTHADVGRRFGDEAQFGVRLNASYYNGDTAVDHQSTEGNVGALALDYEGTRFRATLDVLSQNERIDGTGRPIMPTAGLPMPEAPDGRRNVTQPWEWSRNREQATLLRTEFDVSPRLSVFANAGQSRAKVSRLYDSAPRITDAAGNTLATPTYARFDVERHTLDGGLRARFKTGAVQHAVTLQASRYEEDFHRALNPGQSVRSNLYDPILSPRQHVARPSFLPRIHDNRNTSFALVDTLSLLDERLQISAGLRRQRIESTNYNPLGTAAANTYDESVTTPALGIVVEPASGWIFYANYIEGLSKGDIAPPAALNYGEVLSPYKSKQYELGTKYDTGRYMLTASVFQIDKPSGGIHDGIYAANGEQRNRGLELYGYGEAMKGLRLLGGVTFLDAELTRSPTPALRGNRPIGVAKMQANLGAEWDVPAAPGLTLRADLIHTGHQYVNQANTLRIPSWTRLDLGVRYLTTVASRDLTLRATIQNVAGRDYWAGVTSWGAVSSGSPRTYLLSATMDF; this is encoded by the coding sequence ATGCAGACCACCACATCCGCATTCCGCTTGCGCCACGCCCCCGCGGCCCTGGCCCTCCTGATCGCCCTGGCGGGACCGCGCCCTGCCCTGGCCGATGCGCCGGTCCCCCTCGCGATCCCGGCGCAATCATTGGCATCGGCCCTGAATACCCTGGCCCGCCAGGCAAACCTGGAACTCAGCTTTCCCGCGCGCCTGGTGGCCGGCCTGCACGCACCCGCCGTGCACGGCACCCTGACGGCAAGCGAGGCCCTGGATCAATTGCTGGCCGGCAGCGGCCTGACCGCCGTGGTCGAGTCCGGGGTGGCGACGGTGCGGCCGGCCGCCCCCGAGGTCAGCACCCTGCAGGAAGTGGTGGTCACCGCCAGCGACCAGTCCGTCAACGCCCTCGCGCCCGCCTATGCGGGCGGCCAGGTGGCGACGGGCGTGCGGCTGGGCGTGCTGGGCAACACCAGCAACATGAAGGCGCCGTTCAGCACCACCAGCTACACCGCGGCCACCATCCGCGACCTGGAGGCCGGCACCATCGCCGACGCGGTCAACCGTGACCCCTCCGTGCGATACACCGTCCTGCCCGGCGGCAACGTGGACAACCTCAGCATCCGCGGTTTTCCCATCTGGGAAGGCAACTCCGGCGAAATCGCCTTCGACGGGATCTACGGCATCGCGCCGAACTACCGGGTGCGCACCGAGTACGTGGAACGCATCGAGGTCGTCAAAGGTCCTGGCGCGCTGCTCTTCGGCATGTCGCCCAACGGATCGGTGGGCGGGGTGATCAACGTGGCGCCCAAGCGCGCCAGCACGGACGTCAGCAGCCTGACCGGCAGTGTCGTCTCGGGTGGCCAATGGGGCACGCACGCCGACGTGGGGCGCCGCTTCGGAGACGAGGCGCAATTCGGCGTGCGCCTGAATGCCAGTTATTACAACGGCGATACGGCGGTGGACCACCAGTCCACGGAAGGCAATGTCGGGGCACTTGCGCTCGACTACGAAGGCACGCGCTTTCGCGCCACGCTGGACGTGCTGTCGCAGAACGAGCGGATAGACGGCACCGGGAGGCCGATCATGCCCACCGCGGGCCTGCCCATGCCCGAGGCGCCTGACGGCAGGCGCAATGTCACCCAGCCCTGGGAATGGTCGCGCAATCGCGAGCAGGCCACGCTGCTGCGCACCGAGTTCGATGTCAGCCCGCGCCTGTCGGTCTTTGCCAATGCAGGCCAGTCGCGCGCGAAAGTCTCGCGACTCTACGATTCGGCGCCAAGAATCACCGACGCGGCGGGCAACACCCTGGCTACGCCCACCTACGCCCGCTTCGACGTGGAACGCCACACCCTGGATGGCGGGCTGCGCGCGCGCTTCAAGACCGGCGCCGTGCAGCATGCCGTCACCTTGCAGGCCTCGCGCTACGAAGAAGACTTCCACCGCGCCCTCAACCCGGGGCAGAGCGTGCGCTCCAATCTCTACGATCCCATACTCTCGCCGCGCCAGCACGTGGCAAGGCCCTCCTTCCTGCCCCGCATCCACGACAACCGCAATACCAGCTTCGCACTGGTGGACACACTCTCGCTGCTGGACGAGCGACTGCAGATCTCCGCGGGTCTGCGGCGCCAGCGCATCGAATCGACCAACTACAACCCGCTGGGCACCGCGGCCGCCAACACCTACGATGAGAGCGTGACCACGCCTGCGCTGGGCATCGTGGTCGAGCCCGCATCGGGGTGGATCTTCTATGCCAACTACATCGAAGGCCTGAGCAAGGGGGACATCGCCCCGCCCGCCGCCCTGAACTACGGCGAAGTCCTGTCGCCCTACAAGAGCAAGCAATACGAATTGGGCACCAAGTACGACACCGGCCGCTACATGCTGACGGCCTCGGTGTTCCAGATCGACAAGCCCAGCGGCGGTATCCATGACGGCATCTATGCCGCGAACGGCGAGCAGCGCAATCGGGGGCTGGAACTCTACGGTTACGGGGAGGCGATGAAGGGGCTGCGGCTGCTGGGAGGGGTCACTTTCCTGGATGCCGAGCTCACACGCTCCCCCACCCCGGCCCTGCGCGGCAATCGTCCGATCGGCGTGGCCAAAATGCAGGCCAATCTGGGAGCGGAATGGGACGTGCCCGCCGCGCCTGGCCTCACGCTGCGTGCCGACCTGATCCATACCGGCCACCAATACGTCAACCAGGCCAACACCTTGCGCATCCCTTCGTGGACACGGCTGGACCTGGGGGTGCGCTATCTGACTACTGTTGCGAGCCGGGATCTTACTTTGCGGGCCACCATCCAGAACGTGGCGGGACGCGATTACTGGGCTGGCGTCACATCATGGGGCGCCGTCTCGTCCGGCAGTCCCCGCACCTACCTGCTGTCGGCGACGATGGACTTCTGA
- a CDS encoding FecR family protein — translation MSKRHGATRATGHTDVEMPAGTDAEAARWALRLQRGLDARERAAFEAWLGEDAAHAEALSAMQDTARRLRAMSGTQLAAARPARRAWLRRVGLPAAGAAGLAVVAGGGWLAWQGRDDGLGAPWRLATARGEIRPIVLPDGSQLVLDTQTQVDVRYGEHGREITVHEGQGWLSVQADPARPLVVHAGGLRIAVVGTQFTVRHTRSGLDAGGVRVVVEAGRVRVRRAQPAWRELVGESGLRDVSLSVGQAYVLDASGRSGVVPAPASGATALWREGRLDFEDTPLAQALEEFGRYGVTGAVIKEPAIGAWRVGGSYSLRNLAGFLAALAQQLPVQVEQGATGVFEIRAL, via the coding sequence ATGAGCAAGCGTCATGGCGCAACCCGCGCGACCGGGCACACCGACGTCGAAATGCCTGCCGGCACGGACGCAGAGGCTGCGCGCTGGGCGCTGCGCCTGCAGCGCGGCCTGGACGCGCGCGAGCGTGCCGCATTCGAGGCCTGGCTGGGCGAGGATGCCGCGCATGCCGAGGCGCTATCGGCCATGCAGGACACCGCGCGCAGGCTGCGCGCCATGTCAGGGACACAGCTCGCGGCCGCAAGGCCTGCGCGCCGTGCCTGGTTGCGGCGTGTCGGACTGCCGGCCGCAGGCGCCGCCGGCTTGGCGGTGGTCGCGGGCGGCGGCTGGCTGGCGTGGCAGGGTCGCGACGACGGATTGGGCGCGCCGTGGCGGCTTGCCACGGCGCGTGGCGAGATCAGGCCCATCGTGCTGCCGGACGGCAGTCAACTGGTCCTGGACACGCAGACGCAGGTGGACGTGCGCTATGGCGAGCACGGCAGGGAGATCACGGTGCACGAAGGCCAGGGCTGGCTGTCCGTGCAGGCCGATCCCGCCCGTCCTCTGGTCGTGCATGCGGGCGGTTTGCGCATTGCGGTCGTGGGCACGCAATTCACGGTGCGCCATACCCGCAGCGGGCTGGACGCCGGAGGCGTGCGCGTGGTCGTCGAAGCGGGGCGAGTACGCGTGCGGCGCGCGCAGCCCGCCTGGCGGGAACTGGTGGGTGAAAGCGGCCTGCGCGATGTCAGCCTGTCCGTGGGGCAGGCTTATGTGCTCGATGCCTCGGGCCGCAGCGGCGTCGTGCCGGCGCCCGCATCCGGTGCAACGGCGCTCTGGCGGGAGGGACGGCTGGATTTCGAAGACACGCCGCTTGCGCAGGCGCTGGAAGAGTTCGGCCGCTACGGTGTCACGGGCGCGGTGATCAAGGAGCCCGCCATCGGGGCATGGCGGGTGGGCGGCAGCTACAGCCTGCGCAATCTTGCGGGATTTCTCGCTGCCCTGGCCCAGCAGCTTCCCGTGCAGGTGGAGCAAGGCGCCACGGGCGTGTTCGAGATCCGGGCCCTGTAG
- a CDS encoding RNA polymerase sigma factor, whose amino-acid sequence MASEYYQDLLRFCRRLTRDIDTARDAVQETYARFLALQQQGGQAVRQPGALLRRIARNLLVDEHRRANLRPYANLDGLTEEEQPMAPAAFQPEQAACSSQAVTAYLDAIAALPPRCREAFLLHVLDGLPQVEIARRMGVSVSMVEKHLVRGMVACRACERRMGGGG is encoded by the coding sequence ATGGCTTCAGAGTATTACCAGGATCTGCTTCGTTTCTGCCGGCGGCTGACGCGGGACATCGATACCGCGCGCGATGCCGTCCAGGAAACCTATGCGCGCTTTCTCGCCTTGCAGCAGCAAGGCGGGCAGGCCGTGCGCCAGCCTGGCGCGCTGTTGCGGCGCATCGCCCGCAACCTGCTGGTGGACGAGCATCGGCGCGCGAACTTGCGCCCGTACGCAAACCTGGACGGGTTGACCGAGGAAGAGCAACCCATGGCGCCTGCAGCCTTCCAACCCGAGCAGGCCGCTTGCAGCAGCCAGGCCGTGACGGCCTACCTCGACGCCATCGCGGCCTTGCCGCCCCGCTGCCGGGAGGCATTCCTGCTGCACGTGCTGGATGGCTTGCCGCAAGTCGAAATCGCCCGGCGCATGGGGGTGTCCGTCAGCATGGTCGAAAAACATCTGGTGCGAGGCATGGTGGCCTGCCGTGCCTGCGAGCGTCGGATGGGGGGCGGGGGGTGA
- the ptsP gene encoding phosphoenolpyruvate--protein phosphotransferase, with amino-acid sequence MPGPTLCLYGQGVARGYVIGRAVVMGATALEVAHYRIAAEDVAAESERLTNALQEASDELGELIDHLPEDAPREMAAMLNVHRLLMSDPLLSSQTLSLIEERHYNAEWALTTQGQILGEQFSAMEDEYLRERGADVRQVIERVLDVLHGSPAMLRLDDPPPGDEPLVVVAHDISPADMIRLRGGRFSAFVTDLGGATSHTAIVARSMGVPAIVAMGKARALLRDGDTVIVDGSAGALVVNPSDAVLAEYRARQDAYARERAELELLRNEPAVTLDGIDISLNANIELPEEAAVALAAGAKGIGLFRSEFLFMGRDELPGEEEQYRAYASVAKTMAGLPVTIRTLDLGADKTLDGDTTVATNPALGQRAIRYCLARPEMFGTQLRAILRASVHGNIRILLPMVAHLHEVRATRAALDAARRELDARGEPYAAHIELGAMVEVPAIAIAIEPFAQALDFFSIGTNDLIQYTLAIDRGDHDVADLYDPLHPAVLRLIANTINAAQRAGKSVAVCGEMAGDSRLTRLLLGMGLTEFSMHPQQLLDVKREVRGAHSNALRVKVATALNRAQPIDPDALQLP; translated from the coding sequence ATGCCGGGCCCCACGCTGTGCCTCTATGGGCAAGGCGTGGCGCGCGGCTACGTCATCGGCCGGGCGGTCGTCATGGGCGCCACGGCGCTCGAGGTGGCGCACTATCGCATTGCCGCGGAAGACGTGGCGGCCGAGTCCGAGCGCCTGACGAACGCGCTGCAGGAAGCCAGCGACGAGCTGGGCGAACTCATCGACCACCTGCCCGAGGACGCGCCACGCGAGATGGCCGCGATGCTCAACGTGCATCGCCTGCTGATGTCCGACCCGCTGCTCAGCAGCCAGACGCTGTCGCTCATCGAAGAGCGGCACTACAACGCCGAATGGGCGCTGACCACGCAAGGCCAGATCCTGGGCGAGCAGTTCTCGGCCATGGAAGACGAATACCTGCGCGAGCGCGGCGCCGACGTGCGCCAGGTGATCGAGCGCGTGCTGGACGTGCTGCATGGCTCGCCGGCCATGCTGCGCCTGGATGACCCGCCCCCGGGCGACGAACCCCTGGTGGTGGTGGCCCACGATATCTCCCCGGCCGACATGATCCGCTTGCGTGGCGGGCGCTTCAGCGCCTTCGTCACCGACCTGGGCGGGGCCACCTCGCACACGGCCATCGTGGCGCGCAGCATGGGCGTGCCTGCCATCGTGGCGATGGGCAAGGCGCGCGCGCTGCTGCGCGATGGCGATACCGTCATCGTCGACGGTTCGGCGGGCGCGCTGGTGGTGAATCCGTCCGATGCCGTCTTGGCCGAATACCGCGCGCGGCAGGACGCCTATGCGCGTGAGCGGGCCGAACTGGAACTGCTGCGCAACGAGCCGGCCGTGACGCTCGATGGCATCGACATCTCGCTCAACGCCAATATCGAATTGCCCGAAGAGGCCGCCGTGGCGCTGGCCGCCGGCGCCAAGGGCATCGGCCTGTTCCGCAGCGAATTCCTGTTCATGGGGCGCGACGAGTTGCCAGGCGAGGAAGAGCAGTACCGCGCCTACGCCTCGGTCGCCAAGACCATGGCCGGGTTGCCCGTCACCATCCGCACCCTGGACCTGGGCGCCGACAAGACCCTGGACGGCGACACTACCGTCGCCACCAATCCCGCCTTGGGGCAGCGCGCCATCCGGTATTGCCTGGCCCGTCCGGAAATGTTCGGCACACAGCTGCGCGCGATCCTGCGCGCATCGGTGCACGGCAACATCCGCATCCTGCTGCCCATGGTGGCGCACCTGCACGAGGTGCGCGCCACGCGCGCGGCGCTGGACGCGGCGCGCCGCGAGCTGGATGCCCGCGGCGAGCCGTATGCGGCGCACATCGAGCTGGGCGCCATGGTCGAAGTGCCGGCCATCGCCATCGCCATCGAGCCCTTCGCGCAGGCGCTGGACTTCTTCTCCATCGGCACGAACGACCTGATCCAGTACACGCTGGCCATCGATCGCGGCGACCACGACGTGGCGGATCTCTATGATCCCCTGCATCCGGCCGTGCTGCGCCTGATCGCCAACACCATCAACGCGGCCCAGCGGGCCGGCAAGTCGGTGGCCGTGTGCGGCGAAATGGCGGGCGATTCGCGCCTGACGCGCCTGTTGCTGGGCATGGGGCTGACCGAGTTCTCCATGCATCCGCAGCAGTTGCTGGACGTGAAGCGCGAGGTGCGCGGCGCGCACTCCAACGCCTTGCGGGTGAAGGTGGCGACGGCGCTGAACCGTGCCCAGCCGATCGACCCGGACGCCTTGCAGCTGCCCTAG
- a CDS encoding HPr family phosphocarrier protein has translation MPSIDIVISNKLGLHARAAAKLTQLASKFSSEIHIAKGAQRVNAKSIMGVMMLAAGMGLTVTVDAAGADADQALIDIQALFNDRFGEGE, from the coding sequence ATGCCTTCCATCGACATCGTCATCAGCAATAAACTGGGCCTGCACGCGCGCGCGGCGGCCAAACTGACCCAGCTGGCCAGCAAGTTCAGCAGCGAAATCCACATCGCCAAGGGCGCGCAGCGCGTGAACGCCAAGAGCATCATGGGCGTCATGATGCTGGCGGCGGGCATGGGGCTCACTGTCACGGTCGACGCGGCCGGCGCGGACGCCGACCAGGCGCTGATCGATATCCAGGCCTTGTTCAATGACCGATTTGGCGAAGGCGAATAA
- a CDS encoding PTS sugar transporter subunit IIA: protein MIGLVLVMHEPLGGALANCAGHVMGPALELAVCDIHADQDVEADAARVVAAIEAANKGQGVLVLTDMVGATPSNIATRAVETARADGVPCSLAAGVNLPMLLRALNYRDRPLAEVLERALSGASQAVLCVDR from the coding sequence ATGATCGGCCTCGTTCTCGTCATGCACGAGCCCTTGGGCGGTGCGCTGGCCAATTGCGCCGGCCACGTCATGGGACCGGCGCTGGAGCTGGCCGTGTGCGACATCCATGCCGACCAAGACGTCGAGGCCGATGCCGCACGCGTGGTTGCCGCCATCGAGGCCGCGAACAAGGGGCAGGGCGTGCTGGTGCTGACGGACATGGTGGGAGCGACGCCCTCGAACATCGCCACCCGCGCCGTCGAGACCGCGCGCGCCGATGGCGTGCCCTGTAGCCTCGCGGCGGGCGTGAACCTGCCGATGCTGCTGCGGGCGCTGAACTATCGTGACCGGCCGCTGGCCGAAGTGCTCGAACGGGCGCTTTCGGGCGCGTCGCAAGCGGTCCTGTGCGTCGATCGTTGA
- the gshB gene encoding glutathione synthase: MHVLFIIDPLPRLKAYKDSSVAMMRGLVARGHTLSYALQGDLYAEDGKVLAAATGFSLVEGADLHGHDWWRESGERNDVPLEAFDAVVMRKDPPFDMEYVYATHLLEYGQAQGANVFNAGSAIRNHPEKLAITEFSEFAAPTLVTRDMARLKAFHARHGDVIVKPLDGMGGTGIFRLRTQEPNLNAILETLTDDGTRSIMAQRYIPEITQGDKRILIIGGVPVPYALARIPMAGETRGNLAAGGRGVAQKLSARDEQIARAIGPKLAARGLLLVGLDVIGDYVTEINVTSPTCFVEITEQTDFDVAAMFAEALERAVDRGAVA; the protein is encoded by the coding sequence ATGCACGTCCTCTTCATCATCGATCCGCTGCCGCGTCTGAAGGCCTACAAGGACAGTTCCGTGGCCATGATGCGCGGCCTGGTGGCGCGTGGCCACACGCTGTCCTATGCGCTGCAGGGCGACCTCTATGCCGAGGACGGCAAGGTGCTGGCCGCGGCCACGGGCTTCTCGCTGGTCGAGGGCGCGGACCTGCACGGCCATGACTGGTGGCGCGAGTCGGGCGAGCGCAACGACGTGCCGCTCGAGGCTTTCGACGCCGTGGTCATGCGCAAGGACCCGCCGTTCGACATGGAATACGTCTACGCCACGCACCTGCTGGAATACGGCCAGGCGCAGGGCGCCAACGTGTTCAACGCGGGCAGCGCCATCCGCAATCATCCCGAGAAGCTCGCCATCACCGAGTTCTCCGAGTTCGCCGCGCCCACGCTGGTCACGCGCGACATGGCGCGCCTGAAGGCATTCCACGCCCGCCACGGCGACGTCATCGTCAAGCCGCTGGACGGCATGGGCGGCACGGGCATCTTCCGCCTGCGGACGCAGGAGCCGAACCTGAACGCCATTCTCGAAACGCTGACCGATGACGGCACGCGCAGCATCATGGCGCAGCGCTACATCCCCGAGATCACGCAGGGCGACAAGCGCATCCTGATCATCGGCGGCGTGCCGGTGCCGTATGCCCTGGCGCGCATTCCCATGGCGGGTGAAACGCGCGGCAACCTGGCCGCCGGCGGCCGGGGCGTGGCGCAGAAGCTGTCGGCGCGCGACGAGCAGATCGCGCGCGCCATCGGTCCCAAGCTGGCTGCGCGCGGCCTGCTGCTGGTGGGCCTGGACGTGATCGGCGACTACGTCACCGAGATCAACGTCACCAGCCCCACCTGCTTCGTGGAAATCACCGAGCAGACCGATTTCGACGTCGCCGCCATGTTCGCCGAGGCGCTCGAACGCGCGGTGGACCGGGGAGCCGTCGCATGA
- the infC gene encoding translation initiation factor IF-3 codes for MATEKPNRINGEIRVPEVRLIGLDGEQLGIVKIADAFRLSEQADVDLVEIAPNAEPPVCRLMDYGKFKYQEQKRQAEARGKQKIIQVKEVKFRPATDEGDYQVKLRNLRRFLEEGDKAKVTLRFRGREMAHQELGMRVLERVRDDLTELCQVEAMPKLEGRQMVMVLAPRKKAAPAGGGKPSDAA; via the coding sequence ATCGCAACCGAAAAGCCCAATCGCATCAATGGTGAAATCCGTGTTCCCGAGGTGCGCCTCATAGGTCTGGACGGTGAACAGCTCGGTATCGTGAAGATCGCCGATGCGTTCCGCCTGTCCGAACAAGCCGACGTCGATCTGGTCGAGATCGCGCCCAATGCCGAGCCGCCCGTCTGCCGCTTGATGGACTACGGCAAGTTCAAGTACCAGGAACAGAAACGCCAGGCCGAAGCCCGCGGCAAGCAGAAGATCATCCAGGTCAAGGAAGTGAAGTTCCGTCCGGCCACGGATGAGGGCGATTACCAGGTCAAGCTGCGCAACCTGCGCCGCTTCCTGGAAGAGGGCGACAAGGCGAAGGTGACGTTGCGGTTCCGCGGTCGCGAAATGGCTCACCAGGAGCTGGGCATGCGCGTGCTGGAGCGCGTGCGTGACGACCTGACCGAGCTGTGCCAGGTCGAAGCCATGCCCAAGCTCGAAGGCCGCCAGATGGTGATGGTGCTGGCCCCGCGCAAGAAGGCAGCGCCCGCCGGCGGCGGCAAGCCGTCCGACGCCGCCTGA
- the thrS gene encoding threonine--tRNA ligase, with protein sequence MVQITLPDGSQREFPGPVTVAEVAQSIGTGLARAALGGRVTQAGGEPRLVDTSYRIEQDVQLGIVTAKDADGLDLIRHSTAHLLAYAVKELFPDAQVTIGPVIDNGFYYDFSYKRPFTPEDLQAIEKKMAELAKKDEQVTREEWRRDDAVTFFKGIGEDYKAEIISSIPQDQIISLYREGKFIDLCRGPHVPSTGKLKVFKLMKVAGAYWRGDSNNEMLQRIYGTAWATKEDQDAYLHMLEEAERRDHRKLGRELDLFHMQEEGPGLIFWHPKGWTLWQQVEQYMRAVFRDNGYQEVKAPQILDLSLWKKTGHWDNYRENMFTTESENRVYGLKPMNCPGHVQIFNAGLHSYRDLPLRYGEFGQCHRNEPSGSLHGMMRVRGFTQDDGHVFCTEDQLQDECAAFTALLQKVYADFGFTDVLYKVATRPEKRIGDDAVWDKAEEALMESLRRTGCEFEISPGEGAFYGPKIEYTLKDAIGRHWQCGTIQVDFSMPVRLGAEYVDANDQRRAPVMLHRAILGSLERFIGMLIENHAGAMPSWLAPVQAVVCCISEPAADYAEEIAQSLKKQGFRVESDLRGEKITYKIREHSLQKVPYILVVGEKERQAGAVAVRGRGGLDLGVMPLADFSARLAQEVAERRGQPSPQPPSQQ encoded by the coding sequence ATGGTACAGATCACCCTGCCCGACGGTTCGCAGCGTGAGTTTCCCGGTCCGGTGACCGTGGCCGAGGTGGCGCAGTCCATCGGCACGGGCCTGGCGCGCGCCGCGCTGGGCGGACGCGTCACGCAGGCGGGCGGCGAGCCCCGGCTGGTCGACACGTCCTATCGCATCGAGCAGGACGTGCAACTGGGCATCGTGACGGCCAAGGATGCCGACGGCCTGGACCTGATCCGCCATTCGACGGCCCACTTGCTGGCCTACGCCGTGAAGGAGCTGTTCCCCGACGCCCAGGTCACCATCGGCCCGGTCATCGACAACGGGTTCTACTACGACTTTTCGTACAAGCGTCCCTTCACGCCCGAAGACCTCCAGGCCATCGAGAAGAAGATGGCCGAGCTCGCCAAGAAGGACGAGCAGGTCACGCGTGAAGAATGGCGCCGCGACGACGCGGTCACGTTCTTCAAGGGCATCGGCGAGGACTACAAGGCAGAGATCATTTCCTCGATCCCGCAGGACCAGATCATCAGCCTGTACCGCGAAGGCAAGTTCATCGACCTGTGCCGCGGCCCGCACGTGCCGTCCACGGGCAAGCTGAAGGTCTTCAAGTTGATGAAGGTGGCCGGCGCCTACTGGCGCGGCGACAGCAACAACGAGATGCTCCAGCGCATCTACGGCACGGCCTGGGCGACCAAGGAAGACCAGGACGCCTACCTGCACATGCTGGAGGAGGCCGAGCGCCGCGACCACCGCAAGCTGGGCCGCGAACTGGATCTCTTCCACATGCAGGAAGAAGGCCCGGGCCTGATCTTCTGGCATCCCAAGGGCTGGACCCTGTGGCAGCAGGTCGAGCAGTACATGCGCGCGGTCTTCCGCGACAACGGCTACCAGGAGGTCAAGGCGCCGCAGATCCTGGACCTTTCGCTGTGGAAGAAGACCGGCCACTGGGACAATTACCGCGAGAACATGTTCACGACGGAGTCCGAGAACCGCGTCTATGGCCTGAAGCCCATGAACTGTCCGGGCCACGTGCAGATCTTCAATGCCGGCCTGCATTCCTATCGCGACCTGCCGCTGCGCTATGGCGAGTTCGGCCAGTGCCATCGCAACGAACCCTCGGGTTCGCTGCACGGCATGATGCGCGTGCGCGGCTTCACGCAGGACGACGGCCACGTCTTCTGTACCGAAGACCAGCTGCAGGACGAGTGCGCGGCCTTCACGGCGCTGCTCCAGAAGGTCTATGCCGATTTCGGCTTCACCGACGTGCTGTACAAGGTGGCCACGCGTCCTGAAAAACGGATCGGCGACGACGCGGTCTGGGACAAGGCCGAAGAGGCGCTGATGGAAAGCCTGCGCCGCACCGGCTGCGAGTTCGAGATCTCCCCGGGCGAGGGCGCGTTCTATGGCCCCAAGATCGAATACACGCTGAAGGACGCCATCGGCCGTCATTGGCAGTGCGGCACGATCCAGGTCGATTTCTCCATGCCCGTGCGCCTGGGCGCCGAGTATGTGGACGCCAACGACCAGCGCCGCGCGCCCGTCATGCTGCACCGTGCGATCCTGGGTTCGCTCGAGCGTTTCATCGGCATGCTGATCGAAAATCACGCCGGCGCCATGCCTTCCTGGCTGGCTCCGGTGCAGGCAGTTGTGTGTTGTATTTCCGAACCTGCCGCTGATTATGCTGAAGAAATTGCGCAAAGCCTGAAAAAACAAGGCTTTAGGGTCGAGTCTGATTTGCGCGGTGAAAAAATCACTTATAAAATCCGAGAGCACAGTCTGCAGAAGGTGCCGTACATTCTGGTCGTGGGCGAAAAAGAACGCCAGGCCGGTGCGGTGGCCGTCCGCGGGCGCGGCGGTCTTGACCTGGGCGTCATGCCCCTGGCTGATTTCTCGGCCAGGCTCGCCCAGGAGGTCGCCGAACGCCGCGGACAACCTTCTCCGCAGCCGCCTTCCCAGCAGTAA
- a CDS encoding DMT family protein, whose translation MHKFLPIGLLVLSNVFMTFAWYGHLKFPNSPLAKVIFISWMIALVEYCLAVPANRLGHAVYSAAELKTMQEVITLVVFAVFSVFYLKESLTLNHAVGFAFIALGAFFVFKGPL comes from the coding sequence ATGCACAAGTTCCTGCCCATCGGCCTGCTCGTCCTGTCCAATGTCTTCATGACCTTCGCCTGGTATGGGCACCTGAAGTTTCCCAACAGTCCGCTTGCCAAGGTCATTTTCATCAGCTGGATGATCGCGCTGGTGGAGTACTGCCTGGCCGTGCCGGCCAACCGCCTGGGGCATGCGGTCTATAGCGCCGCCGAGCTGAAGACCATGCAGGAGGTCATCACGCTGGTGGTGTTCGCGGTGTTCTCGGTCTTCTACCTGAAGGAAAGCCTCACGCTGAACCATGCCGTGGGCTTTGCCTTCATTGCGCTGGGCGCATTTTTCGTCTTCAAGGGGCCGCTCTGA